In Deferribacter desulfuricans SSM1, the following are encoded in one genomic region:
- a CDS encoding pyridoxal-phosphate-dependent aminotransferase family protein yields MIKKYLLAPGPTMVPEEVLLEMAKPIIHHRTSEFSNIFANVREKLKPVFGTKNDCLLLSGSGTAAMEAAVVNCFSSGDKVIVVNAGKFGKRWVEICKSYGLEVVSIDLEWGRSVKPEQVEAALIANPDAKGVFIQASETSTTAYHPIKEIGNLIKLFDSKLFIVDGITSVGVVETKMDEWGIDILVTGSQKAFMLPPGLSIIALSDKAWSFVEKSNLPKYYLSLKKERKSQSDNTTAYTPAVSLIIGLNKVLDTMMNEGLENVYGRHELCALATREAVKALGFELLAKDIPSNAATGFYLPENIDGGKFVKFLREKMGVTFAGGQDHLKGKIVRISHLGYHDIFDTLTAISALELGLKYFGYNFEVGVGVKAAEEVIFKYKVSKL; encoded by the coding sequence ATGATTAAGAAGTATTTATTAGCACCTGGTCCAACAATGGTTCCTGAAGAAGTACTTTTGGAAATGGCAAAGCCGATTATTCATCATAGAACAAGTGAGTTTTCAAATATTTTTGCAAATGTAAGAGAAAAGCTAAAGCCAGTTTTTGGTACAAAAAATGATTGCTTACTGCTTTCGGGTAGTGGGACTGCAGCGATGGAAGCAGCTGTAGTAAACTGTTTTAGTAGCGGTGATAAAGTTATTGTTGTTAATGCAGGAAAATTTGGTAAAAGGTGGGTTGAGATTTGTAAATCCTATGGACTGGAAGTTGTTTCAATAGATTTGGAATGGGGCAGATCTGTAAAACCAGAGCAGGTTGAAGCAGCTCTAATAGCTAATCCTGATGCAAAAGGTGTGTTTATCCAAGCGAGTGAGACATCAACTACAGCTTATCATCCTATAAAAGAAATTGGGAATCTTATCAAATTATTTGATAGTAAACTGTTTATTGTAGATGGAATTACTTCCGTCGGTGTTGTTGAAACTAAAATGGATGAATGGGGTATAGATATTCTTGTTACTGGCTCCCAAAAAGCATTTATGCTGCCACCAGGTTTGTCAATTATAGCCTTAAGTGATAAGGCGTGGAGTTTTGTGGAAAAATCTAATTTGCCAAAATATTATTTAAGTCTTAAAAAAGAAAGAAAATCTCAAAGTGATAATACCACCGCATATACTCCTGCAGTTTCACTTATTATAGGCTTGAATAAAGTGCTTGATACGATGATGAATGAAGGGCTTGAAAATGTTTATGGTAGGCATGAGCTTTGTGCACTGGCTACAAGAGAAGCTGTAAAAGCTTTAGGGTTTGAACTTCTTGCAAAAGATATCCCATCAAATGCTGCTACTGGTTTTTATTTGCCAGAAAATATTGATGGCGGTAAATTTGTTAAGTTTTTGAGAGAAAAAATGGGGGTTACCTTTGCTGGTGGACAGGATCATTTAAAAGGTAAAATTGTTAGAATAAGCCATTTGGGTTATCATGATATATTTGATACCTTAACTGCTATTTCAGCATTAGAGCTTGGATTAAAATATTTTGGGTATAACTTTGAGGTTGGTGTAGGTGTCAAAGCTGCTGAAGAAGTTATTTTTAAGTATAAGGTTAGTAAATTATGA
- the rpe gene encoding ribulose-phosphate 3-epimerase: MIIAPSILSADFSRLGEEIKLVEKAGADWIHIDVMDGRFVPNITIGPVVVKSIRKVTKLPFDAHLMIVEPEKYIEDFVKAGADIITVHVEATNHLHRLVENIKMLGAKAGVSINPATSLSTIEEILPFVDMILVMSVNPGFGGQKFIETSLQKIKRLKEMIKNIGKDILIEVDGGVNDSNAKLLRDAGCDVLVAGSYIFGSDNYKEKIDSLK, from the coding sequence ATGATAATTGCTCCTTCCATTTTAAGTGCGGACTTTTCAAGGTTAGGTGAAGAGATTAAATTGGTGGAAAAAGCTGGTGCTGACTGGATTCATATCGATGTGATGGATGGTAGGTTTGTTCCAAATATTACTATAGGCCCTGTTGTTGTTAAGTCTATTAGAAAAGTTACTAAACTACCTTTTGATGCGCATTTGATGATTGTTGAGCCAGAAAAATATATAGAAGATTTTGTTAAGGCTGGAGCTGATATTATTACTGTCCATGTTGAAGCTACAAACCATCTCCATAGATTGGTAGAAAATATTAAAATGCTTGGAGCGAAAGCAGGAGTATCTATTAACCCAGCTACATCACTTTCAACGATAGAAGAAATTTTACCTTTTGTGGATATGATACTTGTGATGAGTGTAAACCCTGGCTTTGGTGGGCAAAAGTTTATTGAAACTTCATTACAAAAGATAAAGCGATTAAAAGAAATGATTAAAAATATCGGAAAAGATATTTTGATTGAGGTTGATGGTGGTGTAAACGATTCTAATGCGAAGCTGTTAAGGGATGCTGGTTGTGATGTTTTAGTAGCTGGAAGTTACATTTTTGGCTCTGATAATTATAAAGAAAAAATAGACTCTTTAAAATGA
- a CDS encoding 2-dehydropantoate 2-reductase, whose translation MENLYLNKKIVVVGAGAIGSFYGGVLKEAGFSVTLVCRGKHLEAINNNGLIIKSFSLGEKRIKIKATNKVDDKFDIAIISTKSQDTEAACLMLKDHLDEDGIVVSFQNGVDNVRILKKYFNPDQIILASLFIGSKIDPPGVVNHSAAGNITFGAITEKGKRNVEILETIFKKAGFIYSVSDEIEKVLWKKLLWNIAFNPLSALLEATCGKMVADPEIRDLMNKMVMEGVEAARFDGIEIEKDYYENVVNMTENLENYKTSMLQDIEKGKNPEIDGILYPVIWRHRENGKEAHYCDTVYRALKFKYGEKFIYTPKLTVDVIVENSKGEILLIERKNPPFGWAIPGGFVDYGERVEDAAKRELFEETNIKVDNIELLGVYSDPTRDPRGHTVSIVYYAKYDGDFKASDDAKNAKFFLVDDLPENIAFDHRDIINDYVKIKAEKISK comes from the coding sequence ATGGAGAACTTGTATTTAAATAAGAAAATTGTTGTAGTTGGTGCAGGAGCTATTGGCTCCTTTTATGGGGGGGTATTAAAAGAAGCAGGTTTTAGTGTTACATTGGTATGTAGGGGGAAACACTTAGAGGCAATAAATAATAATGGGCTTATAATAAAGAGCTTTAGCCTAGGTGAGAAAAGAATCAAAATAAAAGCTACAAATAAAGTAGATGATAAATTTGATATTGCTATCATTTCTACCAAATCTCAAGATACAGAAGCTGCTTGTTTGATGTTGAAAGATCATCTTGATGAAGATGGTATAGTTGTTTCATTCCAAAATGGTGTTGATAATGTGAGAATATTAAAAAAATATTTTAATCCTGACCAAATAATTCTTGCATCACTCTTTATCGGTTCAAAAATTGATCCTCCAGGTGTTGTAAATCACTCAGCTGCAGGTAACATTACTTTTGGGGCTATAACAGAAAAGGGTAAAAGAAATGTAGAGATACTTGAAACTATCTTTAAAAAAGCAGGCTTCATCTATAGTGTTTCTGATGAGATAGAAAAAGTTTTGTGGAAAAAGCTACTTTGGAATATCGCTTTTAACCCTTTATCTGCACTGTTAGAGGCTACATGTGGCAAGATGGTTGCAGATCCTGAGATTAGAGATCTTATGAATAAAATGGTTATGGAAGGGGTTGAGGCTGCAAGGTTTGATGGTATTGAGATTGAAAAGGATTATTATGAAAATGTAGTAAACATGACAGAAAACTTAGAGAATTATAAAACAAGTATGTTGCAAGATATTGAAAAGGGGAAAAATCCTGAAATAGATGGTATCCTTTATCCAGTGATTTGGAGACATAGGGAAAATGGCAAAGAAGCTCATTACTGTGATACAGTTTATAGAGCTTTAAAATTTAAATATGGGGAAAAATTTATTTATACTCCTAAATTAACTGTTGATGTGATTGTTGAAAATAGTAAAGGTGAAATTCTTTTGATAGAAAGGAAAAATCCCCCTTTTGGGTGGGCAATCCCTGGTGGATTTGTGGATTATGGTGAAAGGGTTGAAGATGCAGCAAAAAGGGAGCTTTTTGAAGAGACTAACATTAAAGTTGATAATATAGAGTTGTTAGGTGTTTATTCAGATCCTACAAGGGATCCTAGAGGTCACACAGTAAGTATTGTTTATTATGCTAAATATGATGGAGATTTTAAAGCAAGTGATGATGCAAAAAATGCGAAATTCTTTTTGGTGGATGATCTACCAGAAAATATAGCATTTGATCACCGTGATATTATAAACGATTATGTGAAAATTAAAGCTGAAAAAATATCAAAATAA